The genomic interval CTTCTTTCATTGTTCAAGAAAGGCAGGGTTCAACTATTGCTAAAGTCTCATCAgcagtaaaaataatatactgCACAAAGGTTTTGATAAAGATTTAATGAAAATGGGTGGCATTTCAGAAGTCAATTATTAAGAATGTTCCCCAATCCCAcatcaaattttaaagataataaCTAAGAGCCATGCTTATGCCCTGTTTGTTATGATTTTTGAGAAGGGCATAATTTGTCTTAGAGATTCAGGTCACatattcaacacaaaacaGTAAGGAacatgaaaaggaaaaatgtatatttgaaCAATTGCTTGCTTGAAATACAGTACTTGAAACATTCAAAAGCTGACAAAAAAAAGAGTGCAAAGTCAAAAAGGTCAGATGGccttcctttttcttgatATCAACAGGCTTTAGCCGATTGAAAGAACACAAGAAAAAACATCAACTGATGAATATAGGGAATAGGATGGATTAAAGAATATACCAAATAAATGAGCAAAACTTCTGTCTAGTTGCACCATGGCTTCAACATAGAAACTAGACACTATGCTTCTAAGATCTACCATCCACATCAAAGCCAGCACCTGTCCAACCAGGTGCTCCAGTTCCTCTACCCTTGGGCACGGGCACAATGCCAACTCCCTTCCCTCGTCCCTGAAAGTGGgttttcttctttccttttacTTCTCCCTCGACAGTAGGATGTTGATTGTGCCCACTCATAACTGGAGCATTTCCACCGTCTCCTTGATTGGATGTAGCATTTTGGGCCACCCCAGCACCCGTTCCTGACAGTGGGAGGGCAGGAGTGTCTGAAACTAGACTGATCTGTGCAGGTCCCATCAGTTTGCCATCCTAAAGATAAATCCAGGTCCAAAATCTCAAACAACTTCCTAATAACATGCCAATGAAAAGTGAAGTTCTTTTATTACCGGAAGAGCATGATATAAAcaagaaaatggaaatttgTTGCCAAATTAGAAAGTCACTAGACAAAGTGGGCATTTTGGTCCCACAACTAAATATTCCGGATGAGATTTGGGTCAATTTGAAGGAGGAATAGCACGAATGTTAATTACTAAAaaggtttcaagtttaaaatAAGTGAGAGTGAAGGGAACTACTTAATTAATATCTTCTTGCACTGTGTTAAGCTGTTAACAACAAATAATCTCCTTGCACACAACATAAAGCAAATCACTAAACTattgatgttttttttttttgggggggggggggggggggagggggggagAACAGGATCAGAAAGCAAGTGTATTAATGGTGAAACAGTATAAATTATcaatgaattaaagaaaaaattcagaGTCCCAAAGTCAGCATCAAATATCActctttttttcataaaagggCCATGCTCACTGACATAGCTTGGTGCAGAATGTTAGGTCGTACTTATTCACGCAcagaagataaataaaatgaaataagagaTATCTTACATAAGGAGAAGGGGCAGATGCTCTACTTGGGTTCAAAGCTTCCAGTCGTCTTTTCAACTCCTCAAGTCTCGAAAACTGGGTGCTACTGCTTTCTTTAACCTATCATACATAATAACATTATAAGTAATTTCACAAAGTACAGACATTCTACATCAACATTTAGCGAATATATACCAGATTATTTAGATCTTCACATAGCTTCTGCTTCATTGCTTCTTCATCCTTCACAGCCTGTGATGCTGCTTCCCAAACCTGaagtgaaaatgaaaaaatacataaaatcatAACACCAAGTAGTAAATCCCCTTCTCAGGTCAAACAGCTTTATATTGGAATTAAGGTATATTTAGTTCAGTGAAATGATTCTCAATCGAGAAGGAATCTGGCTATATGGATCCAAAAGAAATGTGGAATCGTGTAATACAAACTCATGCATTGCAATCTCGTATCTAGCGAAAATAAGCCAAAATTAGGTCCAAATGACGGAGCACAACAATAATTTGTGGAGTTCAAACAAATATCATTCCCAGTCAATATGCAAGGACATACCCAAAAGGTGAAACTATATTTTTGGCAATAACATAAGCTGAGTTTTAATCGGGGGGACAAACCTTCTGTGCTTGTTCTTCCTTCTGCTTGGCAACACGAATTCTCTCAGTTGacatttctattttctttctcaagtGTTCGAGTGCTTAAGTAAAATGCCATACGTCACAGCAATGGCAGAGTATCTCAGCCATAAAAACTAATGACAAAAAATTCCACAGCGCTGGAACTTTAAAAAGTAATGATGATCATTACCAACCTGCTTTTTTTGGCCCAGCAGTGAGTTTCATCTCCATCGTAAGGTTTGCCAACTCTCTTTCAACATCACgtattttagaataattttcttcaatgaaTCTGAAAGCAAGTGCCAGAGAAGATCATGCAAGACATTCCACGAATCACCAGTGAAAAGAAAGATACAGAAAAATGAGGGGCATGAATCtagcaaaacaaataattgcCAGCTCTCTTTCAACATCAcgtgttttaaaataattatcttcaaGGTATCTGAAAACATGTGCCAGAGAAGATCATGCAAGACATTCCACAAAtcaatagtaaaaagaaagatacaGAAAAATGAGGGTCATGAATCAGCATAAATTCAGCAAAATGAATATAAGACACAGTCGGGAAACAGAGGCAAGAGCTATCCAACATAATAGTAATTGAACCTtggaatgaaaatgatttagaTAACTCTTAAGAAATGAACTTCTTAACAGCCCGTAGTTTTTAACAACCAGAGCTAACTCAATCAAAAAAGAAACTGAATTCCTATCAAATTGCATAAATGAAAGCAATTTATATAACAGGAAAACCACTGACCACTCAAAACATGTAATCACAACAAAATCCTTCCTGCCGTCATTGCCATCATGTCAGCAGACTATAAGTCTATCACCACGATCGATTATTTTCAAGATTTCTGCACCAACTCTGTTACCACAACTTCTATGCCCACAACACCTTGCCAAAATCAATGTCAACATCACCATAACCTTCAATATACTTTATCTCTTGGGTTACCTCCATCAAGTCCAGTGTGCTTGTACAATATCCCGACTCTATCAACGACCAACCATATCACCACTACCAACAACAGCTGATAAAATCATCAACTTACAACCAACTCCAAAACCTTCCAACCGATACCACCTtttctcacaaataaataataattaccaCCGAATGCAAAAGCGGAAAAACAGCTATATAAATAGGATGCATTTGAGAATTCCTAtaaaccataaaaatatttttcaactccTTCGATCATGTGACATCTAatcgaaaaataaaaatcttcagCACCGACAAAATATCCAAACAAAGGACTAAACATCATCTCCATTTCTCTAGATCCAACTATCTTCAATTACTAAGAAGACTTTGATAAAGCATATATATTCAATTGTAAGAATCTTCAAACATTACAACACTCACTGTAACTAAACCAAGAGCTGGGAGCTGTGGCAAATTAAGTACATTGCTGTCTAGCGTGATAtagaatcaaaacaaattgcAGTGGGAaaaagatattaattaaacGAAAATGTGAACGTACTTTCTCAACTGAAGCTGctcttcttcaattttctGATACAGAGAGCACAAAAATCTCAGCCacattaacaattaattaaaaaataatagaaattataaatcataaatCCACACGTAAACAGATAAGAGAGAGACCCTCTCGGTGTAGGCGATAACAGGGGCTTCTCGCGAGAGACCATCAGGTCCGATCTCCGGTTGAAGCGAAGGATCCGaagccattttctttttttcctttttttttttttttgataatttacaatctgaactaaaaatttaaatctctGATGAAACTATAAACACAAGTCAATTGTTTTTCAGTcgcaatt from Citrus sinensis cultivar Valencia sweet orange chromosome 9, DVS_A1.0, whole genome shotgun sequence carries:
- the LOC102609618 gene encoding uncharacterized protein LOC102609618, whose product is MASDPSLQPEIGPDGLSREAPVIAYTERKIEEEQLQLRKFIEENYSKIRDVERELANLTMEMKLTAGPKKAALEHLRKKIEMSTERIRVAKQKEEQAQKVWEAASQAVKDEEAMKQKLCEDLNNLVKESSSTQFSRLEELKRRLEALNPSRASAPSPYDGKLMGPAQISLVSDTPALPLSGTGAGVAQNATSNQGDGGNAPVMSGHNQHPTVEGEVKGKKKTHFQGRGKGVGIVPVPKGRGTGAPGWTGAGFDVDGRS